Within the Camelus dromedarius isolate mCamDro1 chromosome 2, mCamDro1.pat, whole genome shotgun sequence genome, the region GAGATTTAGGACAGGGACATCTTTCTGGGGTCGTTATTTAGCCAACCACAGGGGCTCACAAAGGACCCTTGTGGGTAAGATTAAAATATTAGAGGGAGACTGTAGAATGCTTGAGAGAGTGCTGAAGATGTAACACTGGGGTGGCTCTGGGCCCCTGCATAGGAGCAGGCTGACAGAGGGTGGACCCTGCCGATACTGGGTAGCAGcagctggagccaggctgccaggGCACAGCCGTCACCATGCCCCGCCCCGTCAGCTGCTGACACGAGCACGTCTTTGCAGTCAGCTTGGACCCAGAGCGTGGCCTCCTAGGAGGGTCTCATCCATGTTCCAATGCTCCTGTCCCTACCACCCCTCTATGTTTTCTGGGGCTGCCATGACCTCAGTTTCATTACAGAACTTTAGCCCCTGGACGGGAGACCTATGACATCAGAGCCCAGGATGGTCCTCTGTCCACCCTCAAGAGAAGGTCACATGGATTCTATGAGGACATCTGTGTCAGCCAGGGCTCTCCCgagaaacagaatcaacaggATGTAAGTGTGTgtagacagagaaaaagagagaaatgtactTCAAGGAATGACCCGCGATAACGGAGGCCTGATAAGCCCAAATTTGCAGGGTGAGCTGGCCACCCGGAGGCCGGGGGAGAGTTGTGTTTGGAGTCCACCGCAGTCTGCTAGACAATTCTTTCTTGCTCAAGGGAGGTTAGGCCTTCCGTGCCTTGGGAGAGGCCCCCTGTACCCGCCTGCAGTtgataaacaacagaaacataCTGCTGGCTGGTGGCGGGTCTGGCAGTGGGCGGTCAGGTGCCGCGGGGTCGGGTGAGGGCCCCTTTCCTGGTCACACGCTTCTCGTGTGTCCTCACgtgggcagggctgagggagctCCCGGGGGCCtcttttctaagggcactaaGCCCGTTTTGGAGTCACCTCTCCAACACCCCCTCTCCTGATACCATCACCTCggaggttaggatttcagcagATGAATTTTGGGACCCTGACGTTCAGACCACAGCACCCACCCACGTTACGGAGGGTGTAATccgctttactcaaagtccactgatttaaatattaatccaatccaaaaatgccTTCACGGAAAACACGGCGATAATGTTTCAGCAAACGTCTGGGCACCTAGGCCTAGCCAAGCTGGCACAGAAGATTAACCAGCAcaatttctattctatttcaaaacatgttttttaaaaccaTCAGAAGGTCCAATTTCAACCCCACCCTTCTTCCACGTACTAGCACCGGTGCTAGGACAGTTACAGGGTCCCCCGTTCCCAGGGGGACGCCAGGACAGTGGAGTCTGTGTGCTCGTCTGAGTCTGGATCCCTTTGGGAGATTTCCTGACTCATCTGGGAAGACCCTCCGGGATTCATCACAAGTGACTGGAAACCAGCTCCAGTCAGCGCTCTCCAGTGGcctgtcctccagggagcccaggcGAGTGGGCTTCCTGCTTCCTGTGGGCAAGTCCCTGTGGGTCAAGGAGGACCAAAATTCACAGGTGGACCTGCACTTGGCCCCTGCACCGCCTGTCCAGCCTGCCCTCCCTTTGCACCAAGTCGATACCCCACACTTCGCAAAGGTTTGGGGTGCTTCGTGGGGCTCTAATCAGGGAGAGTGGTTTTAACTGTCACAGCAAACAGCAGTCGTGGCCGCATCCGCTTCGTACACAAGGGAACACGTGTGGTCGTAAGGGCATCTGGCCCGTCCTTCCCAGAGACACTCCCACGTCCTACAGAATAATATAAAGGCTGTGCTCACACACACGAACACCAAAAAGGGACCCATAACTATCGTAACAAAGGTATTTTTAACTTCTCAGCCAGCACAGAAACGTTTTCAGCAGCACAATACGCAAAGTAACATCAGCGTCTCGTCCACAGTCAGACCCGAGGCTCCGCTCCACCGAAGGGCATGCGGGAGGCCCGCGGCGCCACCCCCAAAGGGGCGGTAGGTCTGTAGCGACCACAGGAGACCCAAAGTTAAGCAAATAAATagtaatttgaaaaggaaaaaagagactgTGTAAGGAAAGTTATCTTTGTTCTAGGAAAAgtctttttttgttgctgttttcacagtataaTGACTCATTTGTAAAGAGGAAGTGAGCTCTGTtgaaaaatacttgaaatattcTCTCAAGGGGAGGAAACAATTCTTCACCAGCGCGGCTGGCCCCTGGGCGGGGGGCTTCGCTCTCTGCCTGTCCTGGGCCAGCAGGGCTAATTCCTCTTGGGAAACCAGGGCCGAGTGCCTGCTGTAAAGGAGAGAGGGGCTCAGTGCCCACCCGAGGGCCCCGCGGGCTCCGGAAAGGCCGGGACGGTGGGCGGGGAGGGCCCCTGGAGAGGGGCGGGCGCCAGTCTCACTGGACTACCTGAGGTCTCTGGTGGAAACGCCCTTAGGAGACCTCACACCTTCTGTGAGTCTTTTCCCCGGTGGTAGAAAGACAAGCATGACCAGGGTCCTCACATCTCCCGCCTCCCCAGGGAGGAGCCCATCCTACAAGAAgagggcacagagggtccccaagGACAGACCACTGGCCTAGCTCAGCGGGTCCTGCTTTCAGCGGGgcgaggcccccccccccccagagcaAACCCACAGAGAAGGGAGGCGGGACTGTGGGCAAGGCCCGCTGTGTTCAAGGGTGGTGCTGCCCAGTGCGCCCGCGCCTGCAGGTCCCGGGCCACTTGTGCTGAGGACTCCCGCAGGGACCCCGCGTGCCATGTATGCAACCCTGGGACTCAAGGCGCCTGGACATGGCACCAGGCACCTCGCTGGAGTTGGGGGACACTTCTTGGCTTACTTTGGGGGAGTGAAGGCCACAGACGAGGGACCAGAAACAGGCAGTGCCCCTCCGGGCACTCTCCCGGCCCGCCTCCCCGGGGCAGCTCCACTGGCCAAGGGAGGACCGGGCGGGTGGTCAGCAAAATAGTCCCTGCTTCCAGGGAGGGTGGGCCTCCCTCCTCACGCCTGAGCCTGAAGGGAAGCACCTGCTGCGCTTCTGGGAACAGCCCCGCCTCCTCCAACGGGGAGAAGTGGGCGGGAGAGCGACCCCGCGGAAGGGGCGGAGTGACTCTCGAAGCTCCTGAGAAGATCACATTTTGGAAACCTCCTCCACCTCGCtcccgccaccccctccccacacacagcgCCAGCGGGACAATGCTGGGATCGGGAGGTGCCGATAAGAAGTTTCCAGAAACTTCCTGTCGGGAGAACACACGACTTACTGTCCTGTAAGATGCAGTCAACGTTGGTTCAGCACAAGGGCAAAGGCCAGACACGTGGGGTTTGGGGGAGAAGATGGCCACCTGCCCAAGGGCTCTGGGGGGACGGCACGTGGCAGAGACAGGACAGGAGGGCCAGCGTGGGGAGCAGCGGGGTGGGGGCTCGGGGCGGTGAGGCGGAGGGGGTGATCGTGAGGATGAACAGTCTTGAGAATTCTCGGGAGGCAGAGaagggtgtgtgcgtgtgtgtgaggaCCCAGGGCAGGCACGTGTGAAGGGCTGGAAGCAGCTCAGTGGCGCAGCCCAGAAGTGCACGGCGGGGCGAGCGTGAGGACACAGGCTTGTGTGAGCgcgtgctgtgtgtgtgtgtgtgtgatgagtgTGAGCGGGTGTgggtatgtgagtgtgtgagtgtgagtgtgcaGGGAGGCAGGTGCTCTAGTGGCTGGGGAGGGCGTCCCAGGACCGGGGCAGCGAGCCTTGCAGCCCGTGTGCAGGAGTTCGTCCAGAGGCGAGAGCCTCAGAGGCAGCAGTGCAAAAGCAGGGGAAGTTCCCCAAGTGGGAAGGGGGCACCCCAACCCAGGGCTTGTCTAGAATTCTTGGGGTGGCCCCACAGGCCCCCAGACACAGCCCCCAACCTGGACGCAGAGGCTCCGTCCCCTCAGACTTCTGGCCCCGGTGAACCCGCCGCTGGTCAGCCCCCCACCCAAGCCTCCCAGGGCCTCGGGTGCACAGGAAGTACCTCCTCACGGCGGGGATGCTGCTCCACACGTGCACGGCGTTCTGGGTGGTCCTGCCTCGGACGTGCTGGATGGTCACGGGGTCCGTCTGAGGGATGAGAATGTTGGCGGTGAACCGGGGGACCCGGACCGTATCCTCCACCCCCACGGCGCCCACAGGCCTCGGCCACCATGGGCACCATCTCTGAGCCCTGAACACgggccccagcctccctggaCTGTCTTCTGGTCCACATGGCTGACATCTCACATCTCTGTTTTTGTAGTAAATCACCTCATGAGGGAAAAAGCTGACATAGTATTGTAAGACTTTTAACTGGTAGATATTTCATTCCCAAGGGCACATGGCCCAGGGACTCCCTACTCGCTCCAGAGCGGAGGTGGGTTCCCGTGAAGACAGAGAAGTCCTGGGTCTTAGAACCAGGGGAGTCTCGTCTCAGGGAGATGAGAGGCTCTGTGGGCAGAGAGCAGGGTTTCCTAAAGGGCTGGTGCTTCATGGGGCCCGTGGGGAGTCCAGTGAGCACCTGGGTCCTGGTCACGTCTCCCCGGAAAGCACCGGCAGCCAGGGGAGGAAGGGCTAGTGGCAGGAGCTGTGGAAAggatgagggcagggaggagaaactgaggccaccCAGCTGCCAACACTCCACTTGGGGTGGCCTGGACTCCACCTCCCTGAACCGTCCCCGACACATCAGCCTCCTCCTGTGTCCCGACGCCTGGCCGGGAGGAGGCTCACACCGAGACGGACCACCAGCTGCAGAGCAGAAAGCGGCAGGTCCTGTATCGGCACGTCTCGCTGGTTCCCTGCCGTCAGCGGGAACGAGTCCACAGCGCGGTGGGAGCGGGCACAGGACAGGTGGAGCTTCTCTTTTGCCGACTCCTGGTTTGGGACCCATTCTGATCTGCCAGACGTGCTCACAAAACCGCCAGTGTCTTTGCTGTGCTGCGCGTGTGCTGATCACTGCTGCCCAGGGTTGGCTGGGCTCGCGATCACCCAGGCGCAGATGTtttgataaatgctgcaccttaCGAAGCTGGCCCTGACTGCTGGTATGTGGCGACGTGTCAGTATCTAAAACGGCCAGGCttcataaaaaggagaaataaccaCAGACACGCGGATGAAAGTACGAGAATCATGAGGACTTCTTGCCCGGCTCTATAGGAATGATTTGTTAACTTTAACTTAATGGCTTATATTCTGGGAAAGCACAGCTTACCAAACTGACCTCAGAAAAGACTGAAAACCTTAACAGATTAGTTCCCACAGAGGAGTTACTCCCACGTAAGAACAGCGGCAACCACAGCCAGCTCAGACGACGTCCCGGGAGAGCCCTGCCAAAGGCTCGGGCACGTGTGCGAAGCACGCTGGACACCGACACCCAAGCTCAGTAACGGTGGCACAAaacacttcaactaaaaaaaaaacggcacgaaacaaaacaagaaacctCACATACCCACCTCTGTCCTGTTATCAGAGCAAAAATCCCACATGAACTGCTGTTCACTGGGAGTCAGCAGTACGGCAACACAACCGTGTGCCGTGACTAAGGGTGTTTTCCAGGAAGGCAAGAACAGTTGTGCCTAGGAAATCTGCTAGGAGATCACAGTCAGAGCCAGAGAAGAAGTGTAGTTACCTccaaagacataaaaaagaacatttgacAGAATCCAGCAATTACTCTCAACAGAATAACTCAGAAAAGCAGAAATCCAGGAGAACTTCTGGAAATTTCCTTAACACAGTGGACTGTATCAACTTTGACCTGAAAGCCAGCAACAGCTTAGTAGAGGAAACACTGGAAACATTTCCTCGAATGTCAGGAACAAGACAGGCATGTCCCGTCACTCCTGCGATTCAACATTGTCCCAGAGGCAGCAGCAACGTGTGACAAGAGACAGACATTCGAGGTacaaaatgaagaaggaaaaacagtcCCTGTCGGCAGACGACCTGCCCCACTCCCTAGACAGGCTGCTGAGCCATCTGCAGGTCACTGCCGGCTACAAAGTAGCCCAGGAGGGCGACCAGGTCGGGCTAGCAGGGGTGGGGCAATAGTTTCTTACGCACAAACCAAAACCAGTTGACACGGGTGGGAAACCCCcactgcagaggagggaggaagaaccCTGCGGCGTCTGGGAGAAGGCGAGGGAACGCAGAGAGAGGGGGCCGCCCATGGGCGGGCGGGGGAAACGCAGCGCAGCCCGGCCCGGCGGGGCCTCGGGGAACACCCTCCCCGGCGGCGCTGCACCCCTGGGGACCGCGCCTGGACCCTGCGCCCGCACTCCAGGCTCCATCCCGCAGGTGTGTCCCCACACGCCCCTGCCCTGAGTATCCTTTGTAACGGCATCCCCCTTATCCGTTAGTTGGAACAGGTTCAATGCATTTTCCACGTCCACACACAGTAAAACCGCACAAAGCAAGACGGATGCAATAAAACAAAGACCGGGGAAGAGCCGTTCGGAACGGGAGGATTTCCCAGGGAAACGCTGATTGCCAAAAGCCGGCCGCAAGGCAGCGGCGCGGGCAGCCCCGTGCGCCTGTGAGGACGTCCTGGAGGAAGCCCAGGACCcgagggcagaggtggagggggtGGCGGAGGTGGGGGCGGTGGGCTTTGGCGACCAGTTTATGAACCCTTGATCGTGGGGAGCCGTCCCAAGAGGAGGGGACactgggcctgggctggggctgcccttTGAGTGGGGGGGTAGCGGGCAGGGACGGGCCTGGTCAGCCCTGGACAGACTGGTCACTGAGCTCGCACGTGAATGCTCTGATGGTCAGGACTCAGACAGGAGGAAACAGCAAGACTGTCGGTGGCCCAGGAGGggtgtgagtgcgtgtgtgtggtgtgtgccaGTGCCCTGTGCCCTGTGCGCCGTGGGGTGTGAGAGCGACTGACGTGTGTGCACACGGGTGTGAGTGTGTCACTGCACGCACTGCGTGCTGACGTGTGAAAGTGCACAGGGCGTGTGCGCAGATGGCGTGGGGGGGGGGAGGACACGAGCCCCGGGGGCAGCGTCCTGAACCCAGCGCAGCTGGGAGGCACCcttgggagtgggggtgggggctcagtGGTGCGGTGGCCCTCGTGCTCCCCACAAACTCGGAAAACTCAGGCCTCGGGGGCAGGAATCTAAGGGGTGCCACCCCCACCAAGGGGCCGCTGGCACCCCTGGGCCCTGGCCCGCACACACCTCCAGGAAGCGAGTGGCCACGGCCCGGTCCTCCTCGGTCAGCACCAGATTGTCCACAAACATCCAGAAGAAGGGCTGCTGGCTGCCCCGCCGGGGCCTCGCGTACTGCAGGACACGGTGGAACTGGAACAGGTAccaccctgggggggggggtgcgggtgCGTCTGGGCTCTGCCccgggggcgggggtgaggggCCCTGGCGGGGCGGGGTGACTGCGGTGCGGCCAGCCTGGGCCCCGGGCGTCCATCTGCTCCCCAGGGCAGCCCCGTCCCCACAGAGGGCTCAAGGGCTCAGGGCTCcctgtcagctggggctgcagaccCAGTCTCACCCAGTGGGCCCGGTACTGAGACAAGGCAGGTGACAGAGAAGCCGGGCAAGCACCTCACAGGGATACCCAGCTCAGCGGAAGAAGGGCGGGAGGGGTGCCAGGCCGCCCTGGGGTGACAGACATAGTCATCGTCTCGGGTAGAGTGATGGCTTCACAGGGTGCACACTTCAAAACCACCAAACTGTACTCACTGGAGACAGACAACTTCTGTGGGTCTGTGACACCTCAGTGCAGACGACTTGCCACTTCTGCCCTCCCTGAGGAGGGCTGGGGcgatgggagggggtgggggacaagAGGCCCCGGAGTTGGAGCAGACTTAGGTCTCTTACCAGGGGGGTGGTCGCAGGTGTGGCCAAGGGGGGGTGTAGAGCCATAGGTGAGGTCGAAGGGGCCCCATTCCTCCACCTGCAGGAAAGCACGGCGGctcaggagtggggaggggtcccCCAGGGCCCCACACCTTGCTCATCTAACCATGAGACTTAGGCTGACCCTCAGCCCAAAGGCCCCTGGGGGTCGGGGGTAATGAGACCCTCAGGGCCAGACCTGCCCGTGTGCTTCAGGGGACACACGGAGCCGGCTTTCCCATCTGGGAGAGGACAGCCCTCCGCAGAGCCCTGGGAACCTGACCGCTGACGAGTCCTTCGCGCCAGGTGTGGCCCTTACAGACGCCGCGGAACCGCGACCCACGGGCCCCCAGGGGTTCACGGGGATTTTGTGTGCTGCTGGGAAATACTTGACAGGCCCCCGACAGGTCAGCGCTGCCCAGCAGCGGCGCCCTTGAGGGGCGGGAAGACCACCGAGGTGGCCCAGGGGACCCCGGGGCTCGCTCATGACGACTCTAGCCACTGTCGTTCTTAAAAAACTAGTCAAAGACCCAAATCCTGGACCCCTGGTTTTCCGACAGCACCCCCTCCAGAGCAGACCTGGCTTCCTTTGacgccccacctcccaccacagcACTTGGCGGAAGCCTGCACTCAATGTCCACCCCAGCCTTGTTCCCCACGTGGCAGTGGGTTGTGACCCCGCCCAGGTGCGCTCCTGGTGGCACCTGGACACCAGGCTCTGTCACGGCTGGCTGACGGAGCAGGCCCGGGGgtgtctgggtggggaggggtgcggGGACTAGAGGAGGTGGGTGTGGGCGTGGGCTGGCGAGGCCTGCACCCCAACACTGCAGGCCGCAGGCTGCCGTGCTCCCCTACCACCCCACGTTCCCTCAGAGGGAACACCCAGTTCTCTGATAGGGTCTTGCAGTCCTGCGGCTCGGGGAGGCCTCCTGTCACCCTCACGTCACGTCTTAACCATCCTGCCCTGCGAGGGAGGACCTTGCCCTGGGTGGGGGCTGGCGgcgtgcggggggggggggcaggctcCCGAAATGCTTCGTGGTGGGACGTCTGAAGGCGTGGGGGGAGAGCACAAAGAGGACTGTCCTGGCTCACGGCAGGGTGGACCAGGGGCGATGGGGGCCGGGGATGCTGCAGGAGGCTTCTTCAGGCTCCGGGCCAGGCGGGGAGCAGAGCTGTGAGGCCTCGGCCAGCATCCAGCGCAGAGCCAACCCCCACGTTGGCCTTTTCCTTGCTGCCACCTCTCGATGGCCAGCACTCCAGCCCCTCAGACCCTCTGCACGTGgttgctgggctctggggacagtgGGCTTTAATCCTGGGGTGAGAGGCTGTGCCCATGTTGGGGGCGAGAGACCAGGGTCCTCCTGCCCTGAGGCCACGGGAGGAGGCTCCAGCCTTTTCCCATCTGCGGAGACGGCTCGAGGCCGAGCTGGGCTCTGGTGAGTCATTTTCAGGCACTTTCTCCAAGGCCGCCGTCCAGGACAGCAGGAACTAGCCTTCCAGGGCCCCTGACCACTTCGCAGCAGCACCCAGAGGACGTGTGCAGACAATCCGCAGCTGTGGCTTCCCAGACTCAGCATTCTATTTCAGAAGGAGGTCTCGGGGCTGCCCTGTCATCACAGGGGGTGGGACTGGCCCCTGGATTCCAACAAGCCAGACAGGAGGTTTGGCCAATCgctctgctgtgggctgtgggcagcGTGGGAGCCACAAAGGTGTCCTCTCACCTTGCCCACTGTGGGGGCCAGTCCCTGCGAGACCCTCCCACGCCGGACCTGCTGGGGACTCTCCCACCTCCCCGTCCCCTATCCCCGCAGCACCCCTGGGACCTCTGGCACATTGCCCTCCCCTTGGTGCCTGGAGGAACACAGCAGTACTTACGTCCCTCCTCACCACGTCGGTGACATCATCCAGATGTCTCAGCCTCCCCGGCCCAGAGCCGCTTTCCAAAAAGCCCAAACTCGTCAACtctgggtggggagcagagggggcaCAGGAGGGCTAGTGCTGGTTTTGACCCCACGCAGAATCAAAAGGCCAGCACTCGATCGGAAAACGTGCCCCTCGTTAACGAGCAAACTTCATCTTTTCAACGACCAGGCAGGGGTAAGCAGCCACCTCCACCGGGACTAACTTCAGAAAGTCGAGCCATTTGTTGCAGAACCAGGGTTCCCTGGCTGCGGTGCCCCTCTCTGGGTTAGGAAACCACTGGTGGTGGCAATCCACACGACGTCACCCAGCCAGGCTGTGTGGCACCACCGGGCTGCAGGGGCGTCCGTGGCCCCGGCACGGGAAGGAGCCTACAAACTGAACTAGTGATGCGCCATCCAGGCAGGGACTCGAAGGCCGGGTGGCCGTGGGCTGTGATCCCTGGGTTCCTTCGGGCACACGATGTGCCTGCTCTGTGCGTCCCAGGCCCCAGGTCCCTCACACGGGTGTGCATGAGGCGCTGGACCACATGCCACCGGGCACGCCACACAGCCCTGGAAGTGGGTAGATCCCCACCCCCCATTCCATTTGGCCAGAGACTAAGGAGTATTTTCATGGATTCTTGTGTCTGCTGGGCCGAGAAGAATCTGTAAG harbors:
- the DNMT3L gene encoding DNA (cytosine-5)-methyltransferase 3-like, which gives rise to MAAALVVDLEAEHSMDVILVGSSELSSPPSPRSRRDLVAYEVQVNQRDIEDMCICCGSFQVHTQHPLFEGGMCAPCKDKFLECLFLYDDDGYQSYCSICCAGETLLICENPDCTRCYCFECVDTLVGPGTSGRVHAMSNWVCFLCLPFPRSGLLQRRRKWRGWLKAFYDREAKSPLEMYKTVPVWKREPVRVLSLFGDIKKELTSLGFLESGSGPGRLRHLDDVTDVVRRDVEEWGPFDLTYGSTPPLGHTCDHPPGWYLFQFHRVLQYARPRRGSQQPFFWMFVDNLVLTEEDRAVATRFLETDPVTIQHVRGRTTQNAVHVWSSIPAVRSRHSALVSQEELALLAQDRQRAKPPAQGPAALVKNCFLPLREYFKYFSTELTSSLQMSHYTGLAHRKQEAHSPGLPGGQATGER